A window of Brachybacterium fresconis contains these coding sequences:
- a CDS encoding BlaI/MecI/CopY family transcriptional regulator produces the protein MTAADPSPDRFEPVPLGALEQQVMDALWDAGELTVREVITALGDVHAYTTIATVLTNLDRKGMIRSRRQGRSVHYSARRSRSEHAALVMEHALSASRDRRASIVHFVETMDPGEVDLLRSYLDQHPGSAGRDGG, from the coding sequence GTGACCGCCGCCGACCCTTCCCCCGACCGTTTCGAGCCCGTGCCCCTCGGCGCCCTCGAGCAGCAGGTCATGGATGCCCTCTGGGACGCCGGCGAGCTGACGGTCCGTGAGGTGATCACGGCGCTCGGCGACGTGCACGCCTACACGACCATCGCCACCGTGCTGACCAATCTCGACCGCAAGGGCATGATCCGCTCGCGGCGCCAGGGCCGCTCCGTGCACTACTCCGCCCGGCGCAGCCGCTCCGAGCATGCCGCGCTGGTCATGGAGCACGCGCTGTCGGCCAGCAGGGACCGTCGGGCCTCGATCGTGCACTTCGTGGAGACCATGGACCCCGGCGAGGTCGACCTGCTGCGCTCGTACCTCGATCAGCACCCCGGATCTGCGGGGAGGGACGGCGGATGA
- the uxaC gene encoding glucuronate isomerase has translation MSDDAYVPHPDRLLPADPAVRDIARDLYDGIKDQPIVSPHGHVDPRLLLDDEPFRDPTSLFITPDHYVNRLMHARGVDLADLGVGRGPLDEKDSRAAWRLLAEHWHAYAGTPSRYWMEHEFYEVFGLETVLNPRTADAMYDALAEKLAQPEFRPRALFERFGIQVMATTDDPVDDLAPHDALAADADFTGRVIPTFRPDKYLEAGRPDFPVLTDALGEAAGVDVGTYDGYHEAMRARRLYFRDHGAASSDHAHIDPGTARLADEDARRLYGAARSGTIGADDAVALRRHLLADQARLAAEDGLVMTIHPAVYRNHSESMFQNFGPDVGFDIPVAVDYVHHIAPMLNDVGHEANFRTVLFTIDETVFSREIAPLAGVYPSVYAGAPWWFIDAPDAILRYRRAVSETIGYSRTSGFIDDTRAFCSIPARHDMSRRLDATHLAGLVAEHRMRLEDAREIATTLPDQQPREVFRLGDAAGEKN, from the coding sequence ATGAGCGACGACGCCTACGTGCCCCACCCCGACCGACTGCTGCCCGCGGACCCCGCTGTCCGGGACATCGCGCGCGACCTCTACGACGGGATAAAGGACCAGCCCATCGTCTCGCCGCATGGCCACGTCGACCCCCGGCTGCTGCTGGACGACGAGCCCTTCCGCGACCCGACCTCGCTGTTCATCACCCCGGATCACTACGTCAACCGGCTGATGCACGCCCGCGGCGTCGACCTCGCCGACCTCGGCGTCGGCCGCGGCCCGCTGGACGAGAAGGACTCCCGGGCGGCCTGGCGCCTGCTCGCCGAGCACTGGCACGCCTACGCCGGCACCCCCTCGCGCTATTGGATGGAGCACGAGTTCTACGAGGTCTTCGGCCTGGAGACCGTGCTGAACCCGCGCACGGCCGACGCGATGTACGACGCGCTCGCCGAGAAACTCGCCCAGCCCGAGTTCCGCCCCCGTGCCCTCTTCGAGCGCTTCGGCATCCAGGTCATGGCGACCACCGATGACCCCGTCGACGATCTCGCCCCGCACGACGCGCTCGCGGCCGATGCGGACTTCACCGGGCGCGTCATCCCCACCTTCCGTCCGGACAAGTACCTCGAGGCCGGCCGTCCCGACTTCCCCGTGCTCACCGATGCCCTCGGGGAGGCCGCCGGCGTCGACGTCGGCACCTACGACGGCTACCACGAGGCCATGCGCGCCCGCCGCCTGTACTTCCGCGACCACGGCGCCGCCTCCTCGGATCATGCCCACATCGACCCGGGCACCGCACGCCTCGCCGACGAGGACGCCCGCCGCCTGTACGGCGCCGCCCGCTCCGGCACGATCGGCGCCGACGATGCCGTGGCGCTGCGTCGCCACCTGCTCGCCGACCAGGCGCGCCTGGCGGCCGAGGACGGCCTGGTCATGACCATCCATCCCGCCGTGTACCGCAACCACAGCGAGTCGATGTTCCAGAATTTCGGGCCCGACGTCGGCTTCGACATCCCCGTCGCCGTCGACTACGTCCACCACATCGCACCGATGCTGAACGACGTCGGCCACGAGGCGAACTTCCGCACCGTGCTGTTCACGATCGACGAGACCGTCTTCTCTCGCGAGATCGCCCCGCTGGCCGGCGTGTACCCCTCCGTGTACGCGGGCGCCCCGTGGTGGTTCATCGACGCGCCGGATGCGATCCTGCGCTACCGCCGCGCCGTCTCCGAGACCATCGGCTACTCGCGCACCAGCGGCTTCATCGACGACACCCGGGCGTTCTGCTCGATCCCGGCGCGCCACGACATGTCCCGCCGCCTCGACGCGACGCACCTCGCAGGCCTGGTCGCCGAGCACCGGATGCGTCTCGAGGACGCCCGGGAGATCGCCACCACCCTGCCCGATCAGCAGCCCCGCGAGGTCTTCCGCCTCGGCGACGCTGCAGGAGAGAAGAACTGA
- a CDS encoding PQQ-binding-like beta-propeller repeat protein produces MRRRTLALTLPLGLLALAACDSDEPANPSKGTGAPSDVDVDPAPTVVEERADTVDANELRLPLEMTPMIVVDPGWTATPLERDGIFLGYSDAGDRLRFRAVAQDGTLLWQAQRPLSCTGYGLSADPDGTAIAVLADTASEGGAPLATSLTGYDLRTAEVRWGPVEVPGPQAAQGMVYSATEEAPMGSAQTRTALVAGTGEIALTEEELDGGRILAEHGGVVVMIDGDELVALEAADGEQRWRIALPEGLEPERSAIGPRIDPNTGYAVLGDGSGAGTVIDLADGQVIARDADQVAHDHVLDVTVLAAGTTVRGLDPDGSESWRHEDAEQLRFITAGERLAYAQRQEEGTLVVLDTSHGRMVQPYDVDQTGALAVPEIFSADSAAAVDVDGARYLVTTTFDEDYGTR; encoded by the coding sequence ATGAGGCGCCGCACCCTTGCGCTCACGCTGCCGCTGGGGCTGCTCGCGCTCGCCGCCTGCGACTCCGACGAGCCCGCGAACCCTTCGAAGGGGACCGGCGCACCGTCGGACGTCGATGTCGACCCCGCTCCGACGGTGGTCGAGGAACGCGCCGACACGGTCGACGCCAACGAGCTGCGCCTGCCGCTGGAGATGACCCCGATGATCGTGGTGGACCCGGGATGGACCGCGACGCCCCTGGAGCGGGACGGGATCTTCCTGGGGTACTCCGACGCCGGTGACCGGCTGCGCTTCCGGGCCGTCGCCCAGGACGGCACGCTGCTGTGGCAGGCGCAGCGACCGCTCAGCTGCACCGGGTACGGCCTCTCGGCCGACCCCGACGGGACCGCCATCGCGGTGCTGGCCGATACGGCATCGGAAGGCGGTGCCCCACTGGCCACGAGCCTGACCGGCTACGACCTGCGCACCGCCGAGGTGCGCTGGGGCCCGGTCGAGGTGCCGGGCCCGCAGGCCGCGCAGGGGATGGTGTACTCCGCGACGGAGGAGGCCCCGATGGGCTCGGCGCAGACGCGCACGGCCCTGGTCGCAGGAACCGGCGAGATCGCGCTGACCGAGGAGGAGCTCGACGGCGGCAGGATCCTGGCCGAGCACGGCGGCGTCGTCGTCATGATCGACGGCGACGAGCTGGTCGCGCTCGAGGCGGCCGACGGCGAACAGCGATGGCGGATCGCGCTGCCCGAGGGGCTCGAGCCCGAGCGGAGCGCCATCGGCCCGCGCATCGACCCGAACACCGGGTACGCGGTCCTCGGCGACGGCAGCGGAGCCGGGACCGTGATCGACCTCGCCGACGGACAGGTGATCGCCCGCGACGCCGATCAGGTGGCCCACGACCACGTCCTGGACGTCACCGTCCTCGCCGCCGGGACCACGGTGCGAGGTCTCGATCCCGATGGCTCGGAGAGCTGGCGGCACGAGGACGCCGAGCAGCTGCGGTTCATCACCGCGGGCGAGCGCCTGGCCTACGCCCAGCGGCAGGAGGAGGGCACCCTGGTGGTGCTGGACACCTCGCATGGACGCATGGTCCAGCCCTATGACGTCGACCAGACGGGTGCGCTCGCCGTCCCCGAGATCTTCTCCGCCGACTCGGCGGCGGCAGTGGACGTCGACGGGGCCCGCTACCTGGTCACCACGACCTTCGACGAGGACTACGGCACGCGCTGA
- a CDS encoding cytochrome c biogenesis CcdA family protein, translating to MEIGILTAFLGGALALLSPCGAFLLPGFFAATVISRARLVPHALAFYLGLVLTLVPLGIGAGALGTMFAQHRTVLVIVTSVILIVLGAMHALGLGFDLSRALPGIDRAQQASSRGSGLPRTFLLGAVGGVAGFCAGPILGAVLTLAMGQGSMVLAAILLAVYGAGMVVPLMALAAVWDRLSARTRSLLRGREFTVLGRTLHTTTVLTGAVIIALGILFWTTNGLVTMPSLIPTSVLASWQSSSSVLTGTGAQIAVIAALGLLALALWWRHDRRRRRRVEVGPVLPRMDRR from the coding sequence ATGGAGATCGGGATCCTGACCGCCTTCCTGGGCGGCGCCCTCGCCCTCCTGAGCCCGTGCGGGGCGTTCCTGCTGCCCGGCTTCTTCGCCGCCACCGTCATTAGCCGCGCCCGACTGGTCCCGCACGCCCTGGCGTTCTACCTCGGCCTGGTGCTGACCCTCGTCCCGCTCGGCATCGGCGCCGGTGCACTCGGGACGATGTTCGCGCAGCACCGCACCGTTCTGGTCATCGTCACCTCCGTGATCCTGATCGTGCTCGGGGCGATGCACGCGCTCGGCCTCGGCTTCGACCTCTCCCGGGCGCTGCCCGGCATCGATCGTGCCCAGCAGGCCTCCTCGCGCGGCAGCGGACTGCCGCGCACGTTCCTGCTCGGTGCCGTGGGCGGGGTGGCCGGTTTCTGCGCCGGCCCCATCCTGGGCGCCGTGCTCACCCTCGCCATGGGGCAGGGGAGCATGGTCCTCGCCGCGATCCTGCTGGCCGTCTACGGTGCCGGCATGGTGGTGCCCCTGATGGCGCTCGCCGCCGTGTGGGACCGTCTCAGCGCCCGGACCCGCTCCCTGCTGCGAGGCCGGGAGTTCACCGTGCTGGGTCGGACGCTGCACACCACCACCGTGCTCACCGGCGCGGTGATCATCGCCCTGGGCATCCTGTTCTGGACCACCAACGGCCTGGTCACCATGCCCTCCTTGATCCCCACCAGCGTGCTGGCGAGCTGGCAGTCCAGCAGCAGCGTGCTGACCGGCACCGGCGCCCAGATCGCGGTGATCGCCGCGCTCGGGCTGCTCGCCCTGGCCCTGTGGTGGCGCCATGATCGACGGCGCCGCCGACGCGTCGAGGTCGGGCCCGTTCTGCCGCGGATGGATCGGCGATGA
- a CDS encoding CopG family transcriptional regulator encodes MAMTLRLSEADEKTLSDLARQEGISRQEATVRAIRETAARRGHQQAVSEMSERARTRYAELLDRLAQ; translated from the coding sequence ATGGCTATGACACTGCGACTGAGTGAAGCGGACGAGAAGACCCTTTCGGACCTCGCCCGCCAGGAAGGGATCAGCCGCCAGGAGGCCACGGTACGAGCGATCCGGGAGACGGCGGCCCGGCGCGGCCATCAGCAGGCCGTCAGCGAGATGTCGGAGCGGGCGCGAACTCGTTACGCGGAGCTGCTGGATCGCCTCGCACAGTGA
- a CDS encoding LacI family DNA-binding transcriptional regulator, producing the protein MADKRVTIYDVAKTAGVAPSTVSRAFSRPGRVSAATHATVMAAAKQLNYRTAAPDAQERDERHHRLGIEIADLTNPYFAELVSGMQESAHEQDFLMLLLDTVEDEVRERSSLESAINVVDGIVLSGTRLSDATLNHLTKRIPVVVLNRRVAGLDSVTPDYEHGMQQAMAHLAENGIRTVTYVAGPVNSWSDSERWRAARAAARANGLVVQRHGPFAPTTVGGEQAFEELRDSLPHAVVCYNDLVAFGFLVSALRAGVKVPSELSVMGHDDILLSRFIGGGLTTVVTPKRAQGRAAVERLVRRIENPSAHRTPVEGSLPVRLVPRGTTGPRGKG; encoded by the coding sequence GTGGCGGACAAGCGCGTGACGATCTACGACGTCGCCAAGACCGCCGGGGTCGCGCCGTCGACCGTCTCCCGGGCCTTCTCCCGGCCCGGCCGCGTCAGCGCTGCCACGCACGCCACGGTGATGGCCGCGGCCAAGCAGCTGAACTACCGCACGGCCGCCCCCGATGCGCAGGAGCGCGACGAGCGTCACCACCGGCTCGGCATCGAGATCGCCGACCTCACCAACCCCTACTTCGCCGAGCTCGTCTCGGGCATGCAGGAATCCGCCCATGAACAGGACTTCCTGATGCTCCTGCTCGACACCGTGGAGGACGAGGTGCGGGAGCGCTCGAGCCTCGAGAGCGCGATCAACGTCGTCGACGGGATCGTGCTGTCCGGCACCCGGCTGTCGGACGCGACGCTGAACCACCTCACCAAGCGGATCCCCGTCGTTGTCCTCAACCGCCGCGTCGCGGGCCTGGACTCCGTGACGCCGGACTACGAGCACGGGATGCAGCAGGCGATGGCGCACCTCGCCGAGAACGGCATCCGCACTGTCACCTACGTCGCCGGCCCCGTGAACTCCTGGTCCGACAGCGAGCGGTGGCGTGCCGCCCGCGCCGCTGCCCGGGCGAACGGCCTGGTGGTGCAGCGCCACGGCCCCTTCGCCCCGACCACCGTCGGCGGGGAGCAGGCCTTCGAGGAGCTGCGCGACTCCCTGCCGCACGCCGTGGTCTGCTACAACGACCTGGTCGCCTTCGGGTTCCTGGTCTCGGCGCTGCGGGCGGGGGTGAAGGTGCCCTCCGAGCTGTCGGTCATGGGTCACGACGACATCCTGCTGTCGCGCTTCATCGGCGGCGGGCTCACCACCGTCGTCACCCCGAAACGGGCTCAGGGCCGCGCGGCCGTCGAACGCCTCGTGCGACGGATCGAGAACCCCTCGGCCCATCGCACCCCGGTCGAGGGCTCCCTGCCCGTGCGCCTGGTGCCGCGCGGCACGACCGGCCCGCGGGGCAAGGGCTGA
- a CDS encoding DMT family transporter: MIAWLLLVGAILSEVSATLSLRGALDHPALYVVVVIGYALSFGFLALVLRRGVPLGVAYGIWAACGVVLTAALSAVLFGEPFTAMKISGVVLIAVGVAVVEVGSHRARRRGQREEPVPARDLPAASGTGAP; this comes from the coding sequence GTGATCGCCTGGCTGCTGCTGGTGGGCGCGATCCTCAGCGAGGTCAGCGCGACGCTCTCCCTGCGCGGAGCGCTCGATCACCCCGCGCTCTACGTCGTGGTCGTGATCGGCTACGCCCTCTCCTTCGGCTTCCTCGCCCTCGTGCTGCGCCGGGGGGTGCCGCTCGGTGTCGCCTACGGCATCTGGGCGGCCTGCGGCGTGGTGCTCACCGCCGCGCTGTCGGCGGTGCTGTTCGGTGAGCCCTTCACCGCGATGAAGATCAGCGGCGTCGTGCTCATCGCCGTCGGCGTCGCGGTGGTCGAGGTCGGCTCCCACCGGGCCCGTCGGCGCGGGCAGCGCGAGGAGCCCGTGCCGGCCCGCGATCTCCCGGCTGCGAGCGGGACGGGGGCGCCATGA
- a CDS encoding type II toxin-antitoxin system death-on-curing family toxin: MNSTNHLGLEDLLALIDDLRIGPVRDLGLLESAAHRPTTTLWGTEAYDGLDRKAAALLESIVRNHALPDGNKRLSWLAVVVFYGLNDIDLDAPDDEAYDLVIAVETRDVSLEEIAAALSGWR; encoded by the coding sequence GTGAACTCGACGAACCACCTCGGTCTCGAGGATCTCCTGGCGCTCATCGACGATCTTCGCATCGGGCCGGTGCGTGATCTCGGGTTGCTCGAATCTGCTGCCCACCGGCCGACGACGACGCTCTGGGGCACCGAGGCCTACGACGGTCTTGACCGCAAAGCGGCCGCTCTGCTGGAGTCGATCGTCCGCAATCATGCCCTGCCCGATGGGAACAAGCGACTCAGCTGGCTGGCTGTGGTCGTGTTCTATGGTCTCAACGACATCGATCTCGATGCCCCGGATGACGAGGCCTATGACCTGGTCATCGCCGTGGAGACGCGCGATGTGAGCCTCGAGGAGATCGCCGCAGCTCTTTCCGGCTGGCGATGA
- a CDS encoding M56 family metallopeptidase — MSVLTPPLIIALLLVTSAVAGPALLRAGAPLLMRVPRAAVAVLLTSLGTWLLAAASLSLLLAWTLTGPDLLPGAVGEVCQRCLDASTPFTPDQTVETALPIAVLVALPVLGAAAVLVLGARRAVRARSAARDAARDITAGARAVRLAGHDVWLVPDEEPAAFALPAGLGGIVVSAGLRRALSDAELRAVLAHEGAHLRQRHHLVLSATRSLAEPLRWIPLAAAIADAVPRYLEIAADESARRCSGTRSLASALLKIGAPVRPATSAAAAPATAAAPAGPLLHAGLLHAGGPDRIRHLVAPAGTGSALLPTALLSGLMLALTAVIVAVHGPYLQVLLAGCAITG; from the coding sequence ATGAGCGTGCTGACCCCTCCCCTGATCATCGCGCTCCTGCTGGTCACGAGCGCCGTGGCGGGCCCGGCGCTGCTGCGCGCGGGGGCTCCGCTGCTCATGCGGGTCCCTCGCGCCGCCGTCGCGGTGCTGCTGACGTCCCTGGGCACCTGGCTGCTTGCGGCCGCATCGCTCAGCCTGCTCCTGGCCTGGACGCTCACGGGACCCGATCTGCTGCCCGGGGCCGTCGGCGAGGTGTGTCAGCGCTGCCTGGACGCCTCCACACCCTTCACCCCCGACCAGACCGTCGAGACGGCTCTGCCGATCGCGGTCCTCGTGGCCCTGCCGGTCCTCGGCGCTGCCGCGGTGCTCGTCCTCGGGGCGCGGCGCGCGGTTCGGGCCCGCTCCGCCGCTCGGGACGCGGCCCGGGACATCACTGCCGGTGCCCGCGCTGTCCGCCTCGCCGGTCACGACGTCTGGCTGGTCCCCGACGAGGAGCCCGCGGCCTTCGCGCTGCCCGCCGGCCTCGGCGGGATCGTGGTCTCCGCAGGGCTGCGACGGGCCCTCAGCGACGCGGAGCTGAGGGCCGTCCTCGCCCATGAGGGCGCTCATCTGCGCCAGCGTCATCATCTGGTGCTGTCGGCGACGCGCTCCCTCGCGGAGCCGCTGCGCTGGATCCCGCTCGCGGCGGCGATCGCCGACGCGGTCCCGCGCTATCTCGAGATCGCCGCCGACGAGAGCGCCCGCCGGTGTTCCGGAACCCGTTCGCTGGCCAGTGCTCTGTTGAAGATCGGTGCCCCTGTCCGCCCCGCGACCTCGGCGGCCGCTGCCCCCGCGACGGCCGCTGCGCCGGCAGGTCCGCTGCTGCATGCGGGGCTGCTGCACGCGGGTGGTCCGGATCGCATCCGCCATCTGGTCGCGCCGGCCGGGACGGGATCGGCTCTGCTGCCGACGGCACTGCTGTCCGGGCTGATGCTCGCCCTGACCGCCGTCATCGTCGCCGTGCACGGCCCGTACCTGCAGGTGCTGCTCGCGGGGTGCGCGATCACCGGCTGA
- a CDS encoding TetR/AcrR family transcriptional regulator: MAPDPSPRPAHRPSARVAMLDAAEAHLGVDGTLTLDSAARAAGVTKTGLMYHFATKEALLRAVLDHIADRYEREVLAQIEAVHGTGVQDLAAVPAHRRFLAYLDWACHAQLSPADLVIFADPKLRVSLTARWQEQLAGWLSVPAGTPVAERQRLLAVRLMADGLWFDRATGQLELPSEDAHAVHALALDLLGGEG, encoded by the coding sequence ATGGCGCCCGATCCCTCGCCCCGTCCCGCCCACCGCCCGTCGGCCCGGGTGGCGATGCTGGATGCCGCCGAAGCCCATCTCGGCGTGGACGGCACCCTGACCCTCGACTCGGCGGCCCGCGCCGCCGGCGTCACCAAGACCGGGCTGATGTACCACTTCGCCACCAAAGAGGCCCTGCTGCGGGCCGTGCTGGACCACATCGCCGACCGTTACGAGCGCGAGGTGCTCGCCCAGATCGAGGCCGTCCATGGCACGGGCGTCCAGGACCTCGCCGCCGTGCCCGCCCACCGGCGCTTCCTCGCCTATCTCGACTGGGCCTGCCACGCGCAGCTCTCCCCGGCGGATCTGGTGATCTTCGCGGATCCGAAGCTGCGGGTGAGCCTGACCGCGCGCTGGCAGGAGCAGCTGGCCGGCTGGCTCTCCGTCCCCGCCGGCACCCCTGTCGCGGAGCGGCAGCGACTGCTCGCCGTGCGCCTGATGGCCGACGGGCTCTGGTTCGACCGCGCCACGGGCCAGCTCGAGCTGCCCTCCGAGGATGCGCACGCTGTCCACGCCCTCGCCCTGGACCTGCTCGGGGGTGAGGGGTGA
- the larB gene encoding nickel pincer cofactor biosynthesis protein LarB, translated as MVDATGEPGSEVAPGPGARKADGRIDGVLELDLDRSRRRGAPEAVLCDAKSVDQVATIAAEYARLHAAGHEGLGPVLFTRADEARAAAILDMLPGAFHDPDARLLAWPAAPPDESGGEVIIACAGTSDLPVAREAELTARYLGRPTRLIADIGIAGLHRLLARLPELREAACVVVAAGMDGALPTVVAGQISAPVVALPTSVGYGVAEGGRAAVLTMLSACAPGIGVVNIDNGYGAGHLAAQIARWAPGPGESVG; from the coding sequence GTGGTTGACGCCACCGGCGAGCCCGGCTCCGAGGTCGCCCCCGGTCCCGGCGCACGGAAGGCCGACGGGCGGATCGACGGCGTCCTCGAGCTCGACCTGGACCGCTCGCGCCGCCGCGGCGCCCCCGAGGCCGTGCTGTGCGACGCCAAGAGCGTCGACCAGGTGGCCACCATCGCCGCAGAGTACGCACGGCTGCACGCCGCCGGCCACGAGGGTCTCGGCCCTGTGCTGTTCACCCGCGCCGACGAGGCCCGGGCCGCCGCGATCCTCGACATGCTGCCCGGCGCCTTCCACGACCCCGACGCCCGCCTGCTGGCCTGGCCGGCGGCCCCGCCCGATGAGAGCGGGGGAGAGGTGATCATCGCCTGCGCCGGCACCAGCGACCTGCCCGTGGCCCGCGAGGCCGAGCTCACCGCCCGCTATCTCGGCCGTCCCACCCGGCTGATCGCGGACATCGGCATCGCCGGGCTCCATCGCCTGCTCGCCCGCCTGCCCGAGCTGCGTGAGGCCGCCTGCGTGGTGGTCGCCGCCGGCATGGACGGGGCCCTGCCCACCGTGGTCGCCGGGCAGATCAGCGCCCCCGTCGTCGCCCTGCCCACCTCCGTCGGCTACGGCGTCGCCGAGGGCGGTCGCGCCGCCGTCCTGACGATGCTCTCGGCCTGCGCGCCCGGCATCGGCGTGGTCAACATCGACAACGGCTACGGCGCCGGGCACCTCGCCGCCCAGATCGCCCGCTGGGCGCCGGGGCCGGGGGAGAGCGTCGGCTGA
- a CDS encoding DMT family transporter: MSWILLTVAVISEVGATLSLRVAAGGRRAAYLLVVLGYVVAFTFLSGSLATGMPLGIAYGVWAAAGIVLTALLSRVLFREALTPTMLGGMGLIVVGVLLIELGGTH; the protein is encoded by the coding sequence ATGAGCTGGATCCTGCTGACCGTTGCGGTGATCAGCGAGGTCGGCGCCACCCTGTCGCTGCGGGTCGCCGCCGGCGGTCGTCGCGCCGCCTACCTGCTGGTGGTGCTCGGCTATGTCGTCGCCTTCACCTTCCTGTCCGGCTCCCTCGCCACGGGCATGCCGCTGGGCATCGCCTACGGCGTCTGGGCCGCCGCCGGCATCGTGCTGACCGCCCTGCTCTCCCGCGTCCTGTTCCGCGAGGCGCTGACGCCGACGATGCTCGGGGGCATGGGGCTGATCGTCGTCGGCGTGCTGCTCATCGAGCTCGGCGGCACGCACTGA
- the larE gene encoding ATP-dependent sacrificial sulfur transferase LarE yields MTANPQHTTRPPDPSARVASADPSAVHEGIAPSTPAASATPPAPTSLFHPGGTGFDVEAMTPEALQGEPLALADEVSAQLSTVQRLGVAYSGGVDSATLLALAVRALGTENVVALLGVSPSLARRERRLAHRVAAVIGIDVVEVPTHEGENPEYQKNDGARCFHCKDELFTRIGEDIVDAHRLDAVAYGENADDAQRRDRPGAGAATRHRVLRPLSSAGMTKQQVRDVAGALSLPVADKPAAPCLASRVPFGQSVTPEKLRQIDDLEDAVYEQGFSDCRVRHHGDVGRIELPTDELPRAMDPEIRTALVAAGKETGFAHVTIDLDGIRSGLFSLQILSSKPRG; encoded by the coding sequence GTGACCGCGAACCCCCAGCACACCACCCGCCCGCCCGACCCGTCGGCCCGCGTCGCGAGCGCCGACCCGTCGGCCGTCCACGAAGGCATCGCCCCGTCGACTCCTGCCGCCAGCGCGACGCCACCTGCCCCCACATCGCTGTTCCACCCCGGCGGCACCGGGTTCGACGTCGAGGCCATGACCCCCGAGGCCCTGCAGGGAGAGCCCCTCGCCCTCGCCGACGAGGTCTCCGCCCAGCTCAGCACCGTCCAGCGCCTCGGCGTCGCCTACTCCGGCGGCGTCGACTCCGCGACCCTGCTGGCGCTGGCCGTGCGCGCCCTCGGCACCGAGAACGTCGTCGCCCTGCTCGGCGTCTCGCCCTCGCTCGCCCGCCGCGAGCGCCGATTGGCCCACCGGGTCGCCGCCGTGATCGGCATCGACGTGGTCGAGGTCCCCACCCACGAGGGCGAGAACCCCGAGTACCAGAAGAACGACGGTGCTCGGTGCTTCCACTGCAAGGACGAGCTGTTCACCCGCATCGGCGAGGACATCGTCGACGCGCACCGGCTCGACGCCGTCGCCTACGGGGAGAACGCCGACGACGCTCAGCGCCGCGACCGCCCCGGTGCCGGGGCCGCCACCCGCCACCGCGTGCTGCGCCCGCTGTCGAGCGCCGGGATGACCAAGCAGCAGGTCCGCGACGTCGCCGGCGCCCTCTCGCTGCCGGTCGCGGACAAGCCCGCCGCGCCGTGCCTGGCCTCCCGGGTGCCCTTCGGGCAGTCCGTCACTCCCGAGAAGCTGCGTCAGATCGACGACCTCGAGGACGCCGTGTACGAGCAGGGCTTCAGCGACTGCCGGGTGCGACACCACGGCGACGTCGGCCGCATCGAGCTGCCCACCGACGAGCTGCCGCGCGCCATGGACCCGGAGATCCGCACCGCGCTGGTCGCCGCCGGCAAGGAGACCGGGTTCGCGCACGTCACGATCGACCTCGACGGCATCCGCTCCGGCCTGTTCTCCCTGCAGATCCTCAGCTCCAAGCCCCGTGGTTGA
- a CDS encoding DsbA family protein: MPDPQTTGSATEQPPGRRSRWLAPLVILAVVAALIVAAIWMGGDDDAEQAAGTAATGEPTEQPGAVEHPDQVAQPDLSEEEARDPDDLLAEGPVDAPVVLVMFSDFQCPYCAQWSHETLPVLREYVERGELRIEYRDVNIYGEESERAARAVLAAAKQDRFQDYHDALFSGGEIRSPQDLDEDSLVDLAGELGLDTEQFTADLNSEEVAATIDANAQQGIELGAMSTPAFLLDGTPMAGAQPTEVFTDALDTALAEKEG; this comes from the coding sequence ATGCCTGACCCGCAGACGACCGGGAGCGCGACCGAACAGCCTCCCGGCCGCCGCAGCCGCTGGCTGGCTCCGCTGGTGATCCTCGCCGTGGTGGCCGCGCTGATCGTGGCCGCGATCTGGATGGGGGGCGACGACGATGCCGAGCAGGCGGCCGGCACCGCCGCCACGGGCGAGCCCACCGAGCAGCCCGGCGCGGTCGAGCACCCCGACCAGGTGGCGCAGCCGGACCTCAGCGAGGAGGAGGCCCGTGATCCCGACGACCTCCTGGCCGAGGGCCCGGTCGATGCCCCGGTGGTGCTGGTGATGTTCTCCGACTTCCAGTGCCCCTACTGCGCCCAGTGGTCGCACGAGACCCTGCCCGTCCTGCGCGAATACGTCGAGCGCGGAGAGCTGCGCATCGAATACCGCGACGTGAACATCTACGGGGAAGAGTCCGAGCGAGCAGCCCGTGCGGTCCTCGCAGCCGCGAAGCAGGACCGATTCCAGGATTACCACGACGCCCTCTTCTCCGGCGGCGAGATCCGCTCACCGCAGGATCTCGACGAGGACTCGCTGGTCGATCTGGCCGGGGAACTCGGCCTGGACACCGAGCAGTTCACCGCGGACCTGAATTCCGAGGAGGTCGCGGCGACCATCGACGCCAACGCCCAGCAGGGCATCGAGCTGGGCGCCATGTCCACCCCCGCCTTCCTCCTCGACGGCACGCCCATGGCCGGCGCCCAGCCCACCGAGGTGTTCACCGACGCGCTCGATACGGCCCTGGCCGAGAAGGAGGGCTGA